The Flavobacterium piscisymbiosum genome includes a region encoding these proteins:
- a CDS encoding glycosyltransferase family 2 protein, with translation MIPKISVIIPVYNAENFLTRCLNSVLAQTLSDIEIICIDDYSEDNSFKILENFSVKDKRFKIFKNDENLGQGLTRNRGLDLATGEYIAFVDSDDWIESNMYEVVYNQAITNNYDLVYCGLIYDFSDGKSATPELPSINPELPTIQFLLNEAIAPSLKLFSPNSPCDKIYKRQFIEDLNLRFESERIFLYEDKFFNINFLVANPTYTFIPEIFYHYVVRHGSTMTSHRKNFLKRYFVMDEKLKTILFEGNYLNNELQWRFRRSLFEITFSFCLNALVYNRSIKGKISEFLAILKDDRVSSNIKYFSLKDIPVSASKMNSIVKSICFLILKYLC, from the coding sequence GTGATTCCCAAAATATCAGTTATAATTCCAGTTTATAATGCGGAGAATTTTTTAACAAGATGTCTGAATAGTGTTTTAGCACAAACTCTCAGTGATATTGAAATAATTTGTATTGACGATTATTCGGAAGATAATTCCTTTAAAATTTTAGAAAATTTTTCAGTAAAAGATAAAAGATTTAAAATTTTTAAAAACGATGAAAATTTAGGCCAAGGTTTAACAAGAAATAGAGGGCTAGATTTAGCCACTGGAGAATATATAGCTTTTGTAGATAGTGATGACTGGATTGAATCTAACATGTATGAGGTTGTTTATAACCAGGCAATTACGAATAATTATGATTTAGTTTATTGTGGTTTAATTTATGATTTTTCAGATGGAAAATCTGCAACTCCTGAATTACCATCTATTAATCCAGAATTACCAACAATACAATTTTTATTGAATGAAGCTATCGCCCCTTCCTTAAAATTATTTTCTCCTAATTCTCCATGTGATAAGATTTATAAACGTCAATTTATAGAAGATTTAAATTTAAGATTCGAGAGTGAGAGAATATTTCTATATGAAGATAAATTTTTTAATATAAATTTTTTAGTTGCAAATCCAACATATACTTTTATTCCTGAAATATTTTATCACTACGTAGTAAGACATGGAAGTACAATGACTTCACATAGGAAAAATTTCTTAAAACGTTATTTTGTAATGGATGAAAAGTTGAAAACTATTTTATTTGAAGGTAATTATTTAAATAATGAATTACAGTGGAGATTTAGACGAAGCCTGTTTGAGATCACATTTTCTTTTTGTTTAAATGCATTAGTTTATAATAGATCAATAAAAGGTAAAATTTCTGAATTTTTGGCTATACTAAAAGATGATAGAGTATCATCAAATATAAAATATTTTAGTCTTAAAGATATTCCAGTATCAGCATCAAAAATGAATAGTATCGTGAAATCTATTTGCTTTCTGATATTGAAATATTTATGTTAG
- a CDS encoding glycosyltransferase family 2 protein, translated as MKNVKITIITVVYNGSKDIENTILSIINQQYDNLELIIIDGGSTDGTQEIIKKYSKNIDYWVSEPDNGIYDAMNKGIEAATGEWVNFMNSGDSFYSPEVLSKFSFSSLSNFDVVYGSINCITKSNSFILKPKSVDKILKSMIFCHQAVFTKRRLLINNNFDISLKIAADYKMFFTFFRNNAKFKELDIIVSNYESEDGISSNSFYQMGREYAIVRGNWNNVFVKIKVLLKTNIQTGSNFLRNAVPLNFRIFIRNKIIKK; from the coding sequence ATGAAGAATGTCAAGATTACTATTATTACTGTTGTATATAATGGCTCAAAAGATATTGAAAATACGATTTTAAGCATAATAAATCAGCAGTATGATAATTTAGAATTAATTATTATTGATGGGGGCTCTACAGATGGAACGCAAGAGATTATAAAAAAGTATAGTAAAAACATTGATTATTGGGTTTCAGAACCTGATAATGGAATATATGATGCTATGAATAAAGGAATCGAAGCAGCAACTGGTGAATGGGTAAATTTCATGAATTCCGGTGATAGTTTTTATTCTCCAGAAGTCTTGTCTAAATTTAGTTTTTCCAGTCTTTCAAATTTTGACGTGGTATATGGTTCAATTAATTGTATTACTAAGTCGAATTCTTTTATATTAAAACCAAAATCAGTTGACAAAATATTAAAGTCAATGATTTTTTGCCATCAGGCGGTATTTACAAAACGTAGACTTTTAATAAATAATAATTTTGATATATCTCTCAAGATTGCAGCTGATTATAAAATGTTTTTTACATTCTTTAGAAACAATGCAAAATTTAAAGAATTAGATATTATTGTTTCTAATTATGAATCAGAAGACGGAATATCGTCGAATAGTTTTTATCAAATGGGGCGTGAATATGCTATAGTAAGAGGGAATTGGAATAATGTTTTTGTTAAAATTAAAGTATTATTAAAAACTAATATTCAGACTGGAAGTAATTTTTTGCGAAATGCCGTGCCTTTAAATTTTAGAATATTTATTAGAAATAAAATTATTAAAAAATAA
- a CDS encoding acyltransferase, producing the protein MVKLILKLILGLKIDLFINNIIIYKQLLDIKRIEIKCGCKINYVNQGFGGLKIMSATGDFTKFKIDITSHLKSDTIIECSGGVYIGKFFHTGRGLTIFSTNHNYQSKFSIPYDNIDLIEPVEIKDFVWCGTNVTIVPGVTIGEGVVIGSGTVVTKDVPDYAVIGGNPHRIIKYRDIETFKYLKENGQFY; encoded by the coding sequence ATGGTTAAGCTAATTTTAAAATTAATTCTGGGATTAAAAATTGATTTGTTTATAAACAATATTATTATTTATAAACAATTGTTAGATATTAAGAGAATAGAAATTAAGTGTGGATGTAAAATCAATTATGTTAATCAAGGCTTTGGCGGTTTAAAAATAATGAGTGCAACTGGTGATTTTACTAAATTCAAAATAGATATTACAAGTCATTTAAAATCAGACACAATTATTGAATGTTCAGGAGGAGTTTATATAGGAAAATTTTTTCATACCGGAAGAGGATTAACTATATTTTCCACAAATCATAACTATCAGAGCAAATTTTCTATTCCTTACGACAATATTGATTTAATTGAGCCTGTTGAAATAAAAGATTTTGTATGGTGTGGGACAAATGTTACCATTGTGCCAGGAGTAACAATCGGTGAAGGTGTAGTTATAGGTTCAGGAACTGTAGTGACAAAAGATGTGCCAGATTATGCGGTGATAGGAGGAAATCCTCATAGAATTATAAAATATAGAGATATAGAAACCTTTAAATACTTAAAAGAGAATGGTCAATTCTATTGA
- a CDS encoding oligosaccharide flippase family protein → MFNKIKFLINHREIRNFINYYIFTIINAAIGIFSISYLTKHILPEDYGMIGIYASILFFLPTLMSFSANGLQAIEIVDLEKDKYLEFRNSLISFVLISFSVCFIFTILASLMFEQYSFVIVMATIMGFITTFSSIHNTELFQYSQATRFGLISTVTVLLGFGLTVIFLSFFDLDWKFRIVAIVLAEFIVLIIRFFFLSTIGSSFYFIFDKVHFKYIIKYGAPLIISVLAGWVLNQSDRYFLLNSFGLKEVGLYAAAAGVASFVVMINSNMIKVIYPLVYKKLSEREGKNFILKVSGIYSVIILVISIFFCVALSFFGPFFLGKKYLSAMPIIYIMCIAQAFFGIYTTTGLVIDYFKMTKLKTILVLLSAVLVIVLSFILIPIVGIYGPAIASLLSFLFLSILSLIISLSLFKKYNVI, encoded by the coding sequence ATGTTCAATAAAATAAAATTTTTAATAAATCATAGGGAAATACGTAATTTTATAAATTATTATATTTTTACAATTATAAATGCCGCGATTGGAATATTTTCAATCTCTTATTTAACTAAGCATATACTCCCTGAAGATTATGGAATGATTGGTATATACGCAAGTATCCTATTTTTTTTACCAACATTAATGTCTTTTTCAGCAAACGGATTACAAGCAATTGAGATCGTAGATCTTGAAAAAGATAAATATCTAGAGTTTAGAAATAGTTTAATTTCATTTGTTTTAATTTCATTTTCGGTTTGTTTTATTTTTACAATATTGGCTTCTTTAATGTTTGAACAATATAGTTTTGTAATTGTTATGGCAACAATTATGGGATTCATAACAACTTTTAGTTCCATACATAATACTGAACTTTTTCAATATTCTCAAGCAACGCGTTTTGGATTAATTTCTACGGTTACTGTTTTGTTGGGATTTGGCTTAACAGTTATATTCCTTTCTTTTTTTGATTTGGATTGGAAGTTTAGGATAGTAGCTATTGTACTTGCAGAATTTATCGTTTTAATTATTAGATTTTTTTTTCTAAGTACAATTGGATCTTCTTTCTATTTTATATTTGATAAAGTTCATTTTAAATATATTATTAAATATGGAGCACCTCTAATTATTTCTGTTTTAGCTGGATGGGTTTTAAATCAGTCCGACAGGTATTTTTTACTAAATTCTTTTGGATTAAAAGAAGTAGGATTGTATGCAGCTGCTGCAGGAGTTGCTTCTTTTGTAGTAATGATAAATTCAAATATGATAAAAGTAATTTATCCTTTAGTATATAAAAAATTAAGTGAAAGAGAGGGTAAGAATTTTATTTTAAAAGTTTCAGGTATATATTCTGTCATAATATTAGTAATTTCTATTTTCTTTTGTGTTGCATTGTCTTTTTTTGGACCTTTTTTTTTAGGTAAAAAATATCTGTCAGCAATGCCTATAATTTACATTATGTGTATAGCCCAAGCTTTTTTTGGTATCTACACAACGACTGGATTAGTTATTGACTATTTTAAAATGACTAAGCTAAAAACTATCTTAGTTCTGCTAAGTGCAGTGCTAGTTATTGTCTTATCGTTTATTTTAATTCCAATTGTTGGGATTTATGGACCTGCAATAGCCTCACTACTATCTTTTTTATTTCTGTCTATATTATCATTGATAATATCCTTAAGTTTATTTAAAAAGTATAATGTTATTTAA
- a CDS encoding oxidoreductase, with amino-acid sequence MFSIKDKVIVVTGGNGLLGKQMVSTFREQGAVVISADIFFEDQDSYDFVIDITNEDSIKNGIVSIVEKYDRIDGWVNNAYPRTKDWGTKFEDIPLESWRKNVDMHLNGYFLCCQVVMEQMKKQGFGSLINMSSIYGLVGPDFTVYEGTEMTMPAAYSAIKGALNNFTRYLASYYGAYQIRVNTVSPGGIFDNQPESFVENYNKKVPLKRMGSPRDIVSAVCFLLTDDSSYVTGHNLVVDGGWSII; translated from the coding sequence ATGTTTTCAATAAAAGATAAAGTAATAGTTGTAACAGGAGGTAATGGATTATTAGGAAAGCAGATGGTTTCTACTTTTCGTGAACAAGGAGCAGTAGTTATATCAGCTGATATTTTTTTTGAAGACCAAGATAGTTATGATTTTGTAATTGATATTACTAATGAAGATTCAATAAAGAACGGAATAGTGAGTATAGTCGAGAAATACGATCGTATTGATGGCTGGGTAAACAATGCTTACCCCAGAACAAAAGATTGGGGGACTAAATTTGAGGATATACCACTTGAATCATGGCGTAAAAATGTGGATATGCATTTAAATGGATATTTTCTATGTTGCCAAGTGGTAATGGAACAAATGAAAAAGCAAGGATTTGGGTCGCTTATTAACATGTCATCTATCTACGGATTAGTTGGGCCTGATTTTACAGTTTATGAAGGTACAGAAATGACCATGCCAGCTGCTTATTCGGCAATTAAAGGTGCACTAAATAATTTTACACGTTATTTGGCATCTTACTATGGAGCATATCAAATTCGTGTAAATACAGTTTCTCCTGGAGGAATTTTTGATAACCAACCGGAATCATTTGTAGAGAATTACAATAAAAAAGTACCGTTGAAACGAATGGGAAGTCCAAGAGATATTGTTTCAGCAGTCTGTTTTTTACTTACAGATGATTCATCTTATGTAACGGGACATAATTTGGTGGTGGATGGTGGATGGAGTATCATTTAA
- a CDS encoding nitrilase-related carbon-nitrogen hydrolase, giving the protein MKLAIVSLDSVWEDKQANLKEVERIVASLSPKVEYVVFPEMSLTGFSISNLALAEDFESSSSLQAIQKMAKEYQMNIVFGLMISKDKKKYNSCIAVNNKGEIAGTYEKIHLFSYAGEDELIVGGNQIKSLPWNGGWGLSICFDLRFPELYQELSKENLILLNIANWPKGRVSHWRALLNARAIENQSFMIGVNRTGIDGNGLEYEESSCVFSPTGEKLEPLEIFEEIKIFDLNLENAIEYRKNFPIKKDRKNSIYREFYN; this is encoded by the coding sequence ATGAAGTTAGCTATAGTTTCTTTAGATTCAGTTTGGGAGGATAAACAAGCCAATTTGAAAGAGGTTGAACGTATAGTTGCGTCTTTAAGCCCAAAGGTAGAGTATGTGGTTTTTCCTGAGATGTCTTTGACTGGTTTTTCTATTTCTAATTTGGCTTTGGCAGAAGATTTTGAAAGTTCAAGTTCTCTTCAAGCTATCCAAAAAATGGCTAAAGAGTATCAAATGAATATTGTATTTGGATTGATGATTTCTAAAGATAAAAAAAAATATAATAGTTGCATTGCTGTAAATAATAAGGGAGAAATAGCTGGGACTTATGAAAAAATACATCTATTTTCTTATGCTGGAGAAGATGAATTAATTGTAGGAGGTAATCAGATTAAGAGCCTTCCTTGGAATGGTGGTTGGGGATTGAGTATTTGTTTTGATTTAAGATTTCCAGAGCTTTATCAAGAATTGTCGAAGGAGAATTTAATCTTGCTTAATATAGCTAATTGGCCAAAAGGAAGAGTGAGTCATTGGAGAGCTTTACTGAATGCACGAGCTATAGAAAATCAAAGTTTTATGATTGGTGTTAATCGAACTGGTATTGATGGGAACGGTTTGGAATATGAGGAAAGTTCTTGTGTTTTTTCGCCTACAGGAGAAAAGTTAGAACCTTTGGAAATCTTTGAAGAAATAAAAATCTTTGATTTGAATTTAGAAAATGCGATAGAATATCGAAAAAACTTTCCAATTAAAAAAGACAGGAAGAATAGCATTTATAGAGAGTTCTATAATTAA
- a CDS encoding glutamate-1-semialdehyde 2,1-aminomutase, which yields MEKSYSQRLHNVIPGGAHTYSRGDDQFPSNAPSILERGEGAYVFSPEGNKYLDYGMGLRSVNIGYGNKEIADACYEEILKGNNLTRASVTELKAAELLCELIPSVDMVKFAKHGSAVTTAAMKLARAYTGRKMVAVPVEQPFFSYDDWFIGSTVLTRGTVEEASQLTLKFNYNNIDSLKALFDEYPNQIAAVMLEAATTLEPTANFLREVQTLCKANGTVFIIDEMITGFRWDLQGAQTYYGIEPDLCTFGKAMANGFAVAALAGKREIMQIGGILDEGAERIFLTSTTHGAEMSALGAFIKTMEILKRDLVVDHFWNYGNKLVTGINNISKELGIHEQFYVEGYPCSPNYVAKDKDHNVSLAMRTLFAQEMLEKKIMMPYIAVSYSHQEIELDMTLSAVKHALTIYKKALESGLEVYLKSPVIKPVFRKYN from the coding sequence ATGGAAAAATCATATTCACAAAGACTGCATAATGTAATACCAGGAGGAGCACATACCTATTCAAGAGGAGATGATCAATTTCCATCAAATGCACCTTCTATTTTAGAAAGAGGAGAAGGAGCTTACGTTTTTTCGCCAGAAGGGAATAAGTACTTGGATTATGGAATGGGATTACGATCGGTTAATATTGGTTATGGAAATAAGGAAATAGCCGATGCGTGTTATGAAGAGATTTTAAAAGGTAATAATCTTACAAGGGCTTCTGTGACAGAGTTGAAAGCAGCTGAATTATTGTGCGAGTTAATCCCGTCTGTAGATATGGTCAAATTTGCTAAACATGGTTCTGCCGTTACAACAGCAGCTATGAAATTAGCGAGAGCCTATACTGGTAGAAAGATGGTCGCAGTTCCTGTAGAACAGCCTTTTTTCTCATATGATGATTGGTTCATAGGTTCAACAGTTCTTACTAGAGGTACGGTTGAAGAAGCGAGTCAACTTACTCTTAAATTTAATTATAATAATATAGATTCGTTAAAAGCACTTTTTGATGAATATCCAAATCAAATTGCGGCAGTAATGCTTGAAGCGGCAACGACGTTAGAGCCAACAGCCAATTTCCTTCGCGAAGTTCAGACTTTATGCAAAGCAAATGGAACAGTTTTTATAATTGATGAAATGATTACTGGTTTCAGATGGGACTTGCAAGGTGCTCAAACTTATTATGGAATAGAACCTGATTTGTGTACATTTGGAAAAGCTATGGCTAATGGTTTTGCTGTTGCAGCTTTGGCAGGGAAAAGAGAAATTATGCAGATTGGAGGAATATTGGATGAAGGAGCCGAGAGAATATTTTTGACATCGACAACTCATGGTGCAGAAATGAGTGCATTAGGAGCTTTTATTAAAACGATGGAAATATTAAAAAGAGACCTCGTAGTAGATCATTTTTGGAATTATGGTAATAAATTAGTTACCGGAATAAATAATATTTCTAAGGAATTGGGAATTCATGAGCAATTTTATGTAGAAGGATATCCTTGTTCTCCAAACTATGTTGCAAAAGATAAGGATCATAATGTGTCGTTGGCAATGCGTACTTTGTTTGCTCAGGAAATGTTAGAAAAAAAGATAATGATGCCATATATAGCAGTTTCTTATTCGCATCAGGAGATAGAATTGGATATGACATTATCGGCCGTGAAACATGCTTTGACAATTTATAAAAAAGCATTAGAAAGTGGATTGGAAGTATATCTAAAATCTCCAGTCATTAAACCAGTATTCAGAAAATATAATTAA
- a CDS encoding cytidylyltransferase domain-containing protein, giving the protein MIGIFITARLGSTRLSEKHLIEVNSKPLIKHLVERFSFAFKEVIEKNELKIFITTSIKPENKKFETIFDEHDVEVEVFYGSDENIPFRHLQCARKFDVDFIVSIDGDDILCSTEASKLVIDSLMNGSKMVYTSGLPLGMNSTGYSKDFLENSLKGIESNKLETGWGKIFNKDEIDIIQLKFADEVAKIRMTLDYEPDADFFKKVISNIDVLNVSDKVLIDSIIKNEWDQLNKHLDDIYWSNFNKQKQEEN; this is encoded by the coding sequence ATGATAGGAATTTTTATTACCGCGAGATTAGGTTCAACCAGATTAAGTGAGAAGCATTTGATAGAAGTAAATTCAAAACCGTTGATAAAACATCTTGTAGAGCGCTTTTCCTTTGCCTTTAAAGAAGTTATTGAGAAAAATGAATTGAAAATATTTATTACAACTTCGATAAAGCCTGAAAACAAAAAATTTGAAACAATATTTGACGAACATGATGTAGAAGTAGAAGTATTTTATGGCTCTGACGAAAATATTCCTTTTCGTCATTTGCAATGTGCTCGTAAATTTGATGTAGATTTTATAGTTTCCATAGATGGGGATGATATCTTATGTTCTACTGAAGCATCAAAATTAGTAATAGATAGCTTGATGAACGGTTCAAAAATGGTATATACTTCTGGACTGCCTTTAGGTATGAATAGTACTGGTTATAGCAAGGACTTTTTAGAGAATTCTTTAAAAGGAATTGAATCTAATAAATTAGAAACCGGATGGGGGAAAATTTTTAATAAAGATGAGATTGATATTATTCAATTAAAATTTGCAGATGAAGTAGCAAAAATCAGAATGACTTTAGATTATGAACCAGATGCTGACTTTTTTAAAAAGGTGATATCAAATATTGATGTTTTAAATGTTTCTGACAAAGTCTTGATTGATTCGATAATTAAAAACGAGTGGGATCAATTAAATAAGCATCTAGATGATATTTATTGGTCAAATTTTAACAAACAAAAACAAGAAGAAAACTAA
- a CDS encoding Gfo/Idh/MocA family protein, with amino-acid sequence MKNFILIIGLGSMGKRRVRNLQALGIKNIIGFDKRDDRRSESVEKYQIEVVSSLEDALSNFKIDAFVISLPPDIHHIYMKKALELNIPAFIEASVVNTDFEEMIIESREKGICLAPSCTLFFHPAIKKIAEIVKNGDLGIISNFLYHSGQYLPDWHTYEEVNEYYVSNKETGGGREIVPFELTWITLVLGFPKRVVGLYKNAIQIKGAEHIDETYNLLMDYGNSIFNLSVDVVSRYATRRLTINGDKKQLYWNWDDNMIKIYDPETSNWDEIKYETISAQTGYNKNITEQMYIDEMAAFLKAAKREGDFPNTLEHDHQVLKVLYAVESSDDNNVIEKL; translated from the coding sequence ATGAAAAATTTTATACTCATAATTGGATTAGGTTCCATGGGTAAAAGAAGGGTGAGGAATTTACAAGCTCTAGGAATAAAAAATATAATCGGATTTGATAAAAGAGATGACAGGAGAAGCGAATCTGTGGAGAAGTATCAAATAGAAGTTGTGAGTAGTTTAGAAGATGCTCTATCAAATTTTAAAATTGATGCTTTTGTTATTTCCTTACCACCAGATATTCATCATATTTATATGAAGAAGGCTTTAGAATTAAATATACCAGCTTTTATTGAAGCGAGTGTAGTTAATACTGATTTTGAAGAAATGATTATAGAGTCTAGAGAAAAAGGTATATGTTTAGCACCATCATGTACTTTATTTTTTCATCCGGCAATAAAAAAAATAGCTGAAATTGTAAAAAATGGGGATCTTGGTATAATATCTAACTTTTTATATCATTCAGGACAATATCTTCCTGATTGGCATACGTATGAAGAGGTTAATGAATATTATGTTTCTAATAAAGAAACAGGTGGAGGAAGAGAGATTGTTCCTTTTGAATTAACATGGATTACTTTAGTTTTAGGATTTCCAAAGAGAGTTGTTGGTCTCTATAAAAATGCAATTCAAATAAAAGGGGCAGAGCATATCGATGAAACATACAATTTATTAATGGATTATGGTAATTCAATATTTAATTTATCAGTTGATGTTGTTTCTAGATATGCAACCAGACGATTAACTATCAATGGAGACAAAAAACAGTTATATTGGAATTGGGATGATAATATGATTAAAATTTATGACCCGGAAACAAGTAATTGGGATGAAATAAAGTATGAAACTATATCTGCTCAAACTGGATATAATAAAAATATAACAGAGCAGATGTATATAGATGAGATGGCAGCTTTTTTAAAGGCGGCCAAAAGAGAAGGTGACTTTCCAAATACATTAGAACATGATCATCAGGTGTTGAAAGTTTTATATGCTGTTGAAAGTTCGGATGATAATAATGTCATTGAAAAATTGTAA
- a CDS encoding nucleotidyltransferase family protein gives MRIYKDHLILSGSKVKEALLLLNELSQDAILFVVNQEDKLIGALTDGDVRRGLIKGFTIDSYIDEIIQDNPRYITKGENNLAKIIEYREGDFRIVPVVDENHKVVNVINFRNIRSYLPIDAVIMAGGRGQRLQPLTDSKPKPLLKVGDKAIMEHNLDRLTLFGIDDFWVSVKYLGEQIETHFGKGNDKNIKIEYVWESEPLGTIGAVSKINNFEHDYILVTNSDLLTNIDYEQFFLEFIKQDADLAVLTIPYQVSIPYAVLETNNGLVKSFKEKPTYTYYSNGGIYLMKKEMLKYIPKDIFFNATDLMEELIKNNLKVISYPFVGYWLDVGKHEDFEKAQKDINYIKFK, from the coding sequence ATGAGAATTTACAAAGACCATCTAATTCTTTCTGGAAGTAAAGTAAAAGAAGCACTACTTTTATTAAATGAATTGTCGCAAGATGCCATTCTTTTTGTAGTTAATCAAGAGGATAAATTAATTGGTGCACTTACTGATGGAGATGTAAGAAGAGGATTGATTAAAGGTTTCACCATTGATAGTTATATTGATGAAATTATTCAGGATAATCCACGATATATAACTAAGGGGGAAAATAATTTAGCAAAAATTATTGAGTATCGTGAAGGGGATTTCAGAATTGTACCCGTAGTTGACGAAAACCATAAAGTTGTAAATGTTATTAATTTTAGAAATATTAGGTCTTATTTGCCTATTGATGCTGTAATTATGGCAGGTGGTAGAGGACAACGTTTACAGCCTCTAACTGATTCTAAACCAAAACCATTGTTAAAAGTTGGTGATAAGGCAATTATGGAACATAACCTCGACCGTTTAACATTATTTGGAATCGATGATTTTTGGGTATCTGTAAAATATTTAGGAGAACAAATCGAAACCCATTTTGGAAAAGGAAATGATAAAAACATTAAAATAGAATATGTTTGGGAAAGTGAGCCTTTAGGTACAATTGGCGCTGTTTCTAAAATTAATAATTTCGAACATGATTATATTTTAGTTACTAATTCTGATTTATTAACAAATATAGATTACGAACAATTTTTTTTAGAATTTATAAAACAAGATGCTGATTTGGCAGTTTTGACTATTCCATATCAGGTTAGTATTCCATATGCCGTTTTAGAAACTAATAATGGTCTGGTTAAAAGTTTTAAAGAAAAGCCAACATATACTTACTATTCCAATGGAGGGATTTATTTAATGAAAAAAGAAATGCTTAAATATATTCCGAAGGATATTTTCTTTAATGCCACTGATTTGATGGAAGAACTAATTAAAAATAATTTAAAAGTGATTTCCTATCCATTTGTTGGGTATTGGTTAGATGTTGGTAAACATGAGGATTTTGAGAAGGCACAAAAAGATATAAACTATATAAAATTTAAGTGA
- the neuC gene encoding UDP-N-acetylglucosamine 2-epimerase, with protein sequence MKIGVLTSSRADYGIYLPLLHKMKNDSFFEIEIVAFGTHLSRLHGYTVTDIEKDKYNCIHQISSLISNDDEQSIASSYGLTVLKFADFWKMHQYDLVLCLGDRFEMSAAVQAGIPFEVKFAHLHGGETTLGAIDNIYRHQITLASFLHFTATETFSDKVRCLTNSDNNIFTVGSLSLSDIMSFTPVEKQAFYEKFIIPNEEFALVTFHPETISSNDNIQYAQEMKNALATISEKIFVVITMPNADTQGSIYREEIQKLKTEKPEKILLIENFGKINYFSAMHYSKILIGNTSSGILEAASFGKYVINVGDRQKGRAQSNNIIDCKFEESGIVLAFDKALNLEKYDGDNIYFRDHAANNIINIIKEFL encoded by the coding sequence ATGAAAATAGGGGTATTAACTAGTTCAAGAGCTGATTACGGAATATATCTTCCTTTGCTTCATAAAATGAAAAATGATTCTTTTTTTGAAATAGAGATTGTAGCTTTTGGAACTCATTTGTCAAGATTGCATGGATATACAGTAACAGATATAGAAAAAGACAAATACAATTGTATTCATCAAATTTCTTCTCTCATTTCAAATGATGACGAGCAATCGATTGCTTCTTCTTATGGATTAACGGTATTAAAATTTGCAGATTTTTGGAAAATGCATCAATACGATTTAGTACTATGTTTAGGAGATCGTTTTGAAATGAGTGCGGCCGTACAGGCAGGAATTCCTTTTGAAGTAAAATTTGCTCATTTGCATGGAGGAGAAACTACATTAGGAGCAATAGATAATATTTATCGCCATCAAATTACTTTAGCATCATTCTTACATTTTACTGCTACAGAAACGTTTAGTGATAAAGTTAGGTGTTTAACAAATTCAGATAACAACATTTTTACTGTTGGATCGTTAAGTTTGAGCGACATTATGAGTTTTACTCCTGTAGAAAAACAAGCTTTTTATGAAAAGTTTATTATCCCTAATGAAGAATTTGCATTAGTTACCTTTCATCCGGAAACTATCTCGTCCAATGATAATATTCAATACGCACAGGAAATGAAAAATGCTTTGGCTACTATTTCTGAGAAAATATTTGTAGTTATTACAATGCCAAATGCAGATACACAAGGATCAATATATAGGGAGGAAATTCAAAAACTAAAGACAGAAAAACCTGAAAAAATCCTATTAATTGAAAATTTTGGTAAGATTAATTATTTTTCCGCAATGCATTATTCTAAAATTCTAATTGGCAATACATCAAGTGGTATTTTAGAAGCAGCTTCATTTGGTAAATATGTTATAAATGTTGGAGATAGACAGAAAGGAAGAGCTCAAAGTAATAATATTATAGACTGCAAGTTTGAAGAATCAGGTATTGTTTTAGCTTTTGATAAAGCATTAAACTTGGAAAAATACGACGGTGATAATATATATTTTAGAGATCATGCAGCCAATAATATAATTAATATTATAAAGGAATTTTTATGA